From a single Rhipicephalus microplus isolate Deutch F79 unplaced genomic scaffold, USDA_Rmic scaffold_30, whole genome shotgun sequence genomic region:
- the LOC119169881 gene encoding piggyBac transposable element-derived protein 4 has protein sequence MAAFSSSAFYGGNSEAFSESEDDFSDQDNYVASSDTKESDSTEASQEENEDGRDGGNNQNNTGPRGTDWTAYLDNLPDFDPLPFTVPNPGSQVSSSNVKCELNYFQLFFTNQLIEQIVRETNRYARDKISSAGVLQQYSIWNDWEDVRVEEFKAFRGVIVNMALNPKPELKEYFSNDLLKKMPFLPHVFKRKRFLQIFWMLHVVPSQHTSSGPPTRGSKIRDVVTYIDAKCREHFNAGPKVCVDESAVGFKGRVSFKCYNPQKPTKWGMHVYALADCQTGNISAFEPYYSSTTDSLCRRELPFTCRIVLHLLEKVEQATPGSGYHQYTDKFYTSPMLSEELLSYSI, from the coding sequence ATGGCCGCCTTTTCATCGAGTGCCTTCTACGGCGGTAATTCTGAAGCTTTTAGCGAAAGCGAAGACGATTTTAGTGACCAAGACAACTATGTCGCTTCATCGGATACCAAAGAAAGTGATTCTACAGAAGCCAGCCAGGAAGAAAACGAGGACGGTAGAGACGGTGGAAACAACCAGAACAACACAGGACCACGTGGAACCGACTGGACAGCCTACTTGGATAATTTACCAGATTTTGACCCTCTTCCCTTTACTGTCCCGAACCCGGGATCTCAAGTAAGCTCTTCCAATGTAAAGTGCGAGTTGAACTATTTTCAGTTGTTCTTCACCAACCAGCTGATTGAGCAAATAGTGCGCGAAACAAACCGCTACGCCCGTGATAAAATCTCTAGTGCCGGTGTTCTTCAGCAGTACTCAATTTGGAATGACTGGGAAGATGTGCGCGTGGAAGAATTCAAAGCCTTCCGAGGGGTTATAGTGAACATGGCCTTGAACCCGAAACCGGAGCTGAAGGAATACTTTAGCAACGACCTCCTCAAGAAGATGCCTTTTCTCCCACACGTTTTCAAACGAAAAAGGTTTCTTCAAATTTTTTGGATGCTGCACGTTGTACCAAGCCAACATACCTCTTCAGGTCCACCAACTCGTGGAAGCAAGATCAGGGATGTTGTGACCTACATAGATGCTAAATGCAGAGAGCATTTCAACGCCGGCCCCAAAGTTTGCGTAGATGAAAGTGCTGTCGGCTTCAAAGGCCGAGTCTCATTCAAGTGCTACAATCCCCAGAAGCCAACAAAATGGGGCATGCACGTTTATGCGCTGGCTGACTGCCAAACAGGCAACATTTCGGCCTTTGAACCATACTACAGCAGCACAACTGATAGCCTCTGCCGTCGCGAGCTTCCCTTCACATGCAGGATTGTGCTCCACCTGCTGGAGAAAGTTGAGCAAGCTACACCGGGCAGTGGCTATCATCAGTATACGGACAAATTTTATACGTCCCCAATGCTTTCGGAAGAGTTACTTTCGTACAGTATTTAG